One segment of Oscillospiraceae bacterium MB08-C2-2 DNA contains the following:
- a CDS encoding pyridoxamine 5'-phosphate oxidase family protein produces the protein MRDIPKTVGNLIDKASNTFISYIDDDGFPVTKAMLSPREREGLHTFYFSTNTSSNKVRFFRENQKCSIYFVDKRFFRGVSLSGTIEVLEDAESKKRIWKTGDTLYYKGGVTDPDYCVLRLTVTKGRFYSNFKSEDFEVSAQME, from the coding sequence ATGCGTGACATTCCCAAAACAGTTGGAAACCTGATTGATAAGGCCAGCAATACCTTTATCAGCTATATTGATGACGACGGTTTCCCGGTTACCAAGGCCATGCTGTCTCCCCGGGAGCGTGAGGGGCTTCACACCTTTTATTTTTCCACCAACACCTCTTCCAACAAGGTTCGGTTTTTCCGGGAAAACCAAAAATGCAGCATCTATTTTGTGGATAAGCGGTTTTTCCGGGGCGTTAGCCTTTCGGGTACGATTGAAGTGCTGGAGGATGCAGAAAGCAAAAAGCGTATCTGGAAAACCGGCGATACCCTCTACTACAAGGGTGGTGTCACCGACCCGGATTATTGTGTGCTGCGCCTGACTGTAACCAAAGGCCGCTTTTACAGCAACTTTAAGTCGGAGGATTTTGAGGTATCCGCCCAAATGGAATAG
- a CDS encoding SufBD protein: MDDVEGAVIGLTDRNPNTGHDCLKSLLEASRLGDSVYPYFQRFAEMLESENSYIRTRGLLLIAANARWDQEYQLDEIIDSCLRHIMDEKPTVSRQFIAALPEMALYKPKLAGDICDALRKARPSRYKASMAPLIRQDIAAALEKIAEQTGEPL; the protein is encoded by the coding sequence GTGGATGATGTAGAGGGGGCAGTAATCGGCTTAACAGACCGTAACCCCAATACCGGCCATGATTGTCTGAAATCGCTGTTGGAGGCAAGCCGCCTTGGTGACAGCGTGTATCCTTATTTTCAGCGCTTTGCCGAGATGCTGGAAAGTGAAAATTCCTATATCCGCACCCGGGGTCTTTTACTGATTGCCGCCAACGCCAGATGGGATCAAGAGTACCAGCTTGACGAAATCATCGACTCCTGCCTGCGGCATATTATGGATGAAAAACCAACGGTTTCACGGCAATTCATTGCAGCACTGCCGGAAATGGCTTTGTATAAACCGAAGCTTGCCGGGGATATATGCGATGCACTGCGAAAGGCCCGCCCCAGCCGATACAAGGCAAGCATGGCGCCCTTGATTCGGCAGGATATCGCGGCAGCGCTGGAGAAAATAGCAGAGCAAACAGGGGAGCCTCTTTAA
- a CDS encoding DUF3788 domain-containing protein, with protein sequence MKWTEQFAKDSQPTPEQIGDYIASSSWEELRDHLEITYNVEPKIDYSICSGAPGWNVKYRKSSRALCTLYPAEGYFTCLVSIGSKEAMEAELLLGNCTEYVRELYWSCKPFNGSRWLMIDVTSPEILEDVKALISLRVKGKKAAKGG encoded by the coding sequence ATGAAATGGACAGAGCAATTTGCAAAGGATAGTCAGCCCACCCCAGAGCAGATTGGAGACTATATTGCCAGCTCCAGTTGGGAAGAGCTTCGGGATCATCTGGAAATCACCTATAATGTGGAACCGAAAATCGACTATAGCATCTGTTCCGGTGCACCGGGCTGGAATGTGAAATACAGAAAAAGCAGCCGTGCCCTCTGTACCCTCTACCCAGCGGAGGGATACTTTACCTGCCTTGTATCCATCGGGAGCAAGGAGGCCATGGAGGCGGAGCTGCTTTTAGGGAACTGCACCGAGTATGTCCGAGAGCTGTATTGGAGCTGCAAACCCTTTAACGGTTCCCGGTGGCTGATGATTGATGTAACCTCCCCCGAAATACTGGAGGATGTAAAAGCCCTTATCAGTCTGCGTGTTAAAGGAAAGAAGGCGGCTAAGGGTGGATGA
- a CDS encoding DUF3795 domain-containing protein: MSEPTKLNTALFAPCGMNCMVCYKHLGKRPCPGCLSEKQNKPEHCRTCKIKECTQAKGIGHCFACGDFPCGQMKALDKSYRTRYGVCLVEFSRIAAEQGIEALLSAHHKQYGCPDCGGIISLHDGDCSGCGKEFPLGRRRMQK; this comes from the coding sequence ATGAGTGAACCCACAAAGCTGAATACAGCCCTTTTTGCACCCTGTGGCATGAACTGTATGGTATGCTACAAGCATTTGGGCAAGCGCCCCTGCCCCGGTTGCCTGTCGGAGAAGCAGAACAAGCCGGAGCACTGCCGGACCTGCAAAATCAAAGAATGCACCCAAGCCAAAGGAATAGGCCACTGCTTTGCGTGCGGTGATTTCCCCTGTGGCCAGATGAAAGCGCTGGATAAAAGCTACCGTACCCGTTACGGAGTCTGTCTGGTGGAGTTTTCCCGGATTGCTGCGGAGCAGGGAATAGAGGCACTTTTGAGCGCTCATCATAAGCAGTATGGCTGCCCAGATTGCGGTGGAATAATCTCATTGCACGATGGCGATTGCAGCGGCTGCGGCAAAGAATTTCCACTAGGCAGAAGGAGGATGCAAAAATGA
- a CDS encoding GFA family protein gives MNDIHGHCVCGGVEIIIKEYGDFVYTCHCDNCRRMNSGPVLSVDPGPKENVRFERGEEKITIYHDEEVERGFCSVCGSTLFWHNPADNHYCMNAELFDDIIKNASFNLELFYDMKPKYYSFAGERKKLDSNFNEIQP, from the coding sequence ATGAATGATATTCACGGGCATTGTGTCTGCGGCGGGGTTGAAATAATTATCAAGGAATACGGCGATTTTGTCTATACCTGCCATTGCGACAACTGCCGCCGAATGAACTCGGGGCCAGTGCTTTCCGTTGACCCCGGGCCGAAAGAAAACGTAAGGTTCGAACGTGGTGAAGAAAAAATCACTATATACCATGACGAGGAAGTTGAGCGCGGATTCTGCTCCGTCTGTGGGAGTACTCTGTTCTGGCATAATCCCGCCGATAACCATTATTGTATGAATGCTGAATTGTTTGACGATATTATTAAGAATGCCTCATTCAATTTGGAACTATTTTATGACATGAAGCCTAAGTACTATTCTTTCGCAGGAGAAAGGAAAAAACTCGACAGCAATTTTAATGAAATCCAACCCTAA
- a CDS encoding RtcB family protein translates to MLEIQGKYNKAKVFTDVVDEASVSQILELCNQEFTQGSQIRLMPDVHAGAGCTVGTTMTIQDKIVPNLVGVDIGCGMETVLLREAHLELQKLDKLIYQKIPSGFAVREKPHRYIEEIDLTQLYCYDKINLPRAEKSLGTLGGGNHFIEVDQDDKGRYYLVVHSGSRHLGLEVASYYQEEGYRQCNGSTAAHEEGLIASYKAQGRDKEIKKALKELCNTKRTNIPKALCYVSGELFEQYIHDMGIIQRYAMLNRKAMVDEMLSGMKLHAQESFTTIHNYIDTEAMILRKGAVSAKAGERLLIPINMRDGSLICVGKGNEDWNFSAPHGAGRLMSRSQAKQSFTVSEYKKQMDGIFTTSVGKATLDECPMAYKSMEDITANIGDTVTIESIIRPVYNFKAGEE, encoded by the coding sequence ATGCTGGAGATTCAAGGAAAATACAACAAGGCCAAGGTCTTTACTGATGTAGTGGATGAGGCCTCGGTTTCGCAGATTTTGGAGCTGTGCAATCAGGAGTTTACACAGGGGAGCCAAATTCGCCTGATGCCGGATGTCCATGCTGGGGCGGGGTGCACGGTGGGAACCACCATGACCATTCAGGATAAGATTGTCCCCAATTTGGTGGGGGTGGATATTGGCTGCGGCATGGAAACCGTGCTGCTGCGGGAAGCACATTTGGAGCTGCAAAAGCTGGATAAGCTGATTTATCAGAAGATACCCTCCGGCTTTGCGGTTCGGGAGAAGCCTCACCGCTATATAGAAGAAATCGATCTAACGCAGCTCTATTGTTACGACAAGATTAACCTCCCCCGGGCCGAAAAAAGCCTCGGCACTCTTGGCGGAGGCAACCACTTCATAGAGGTGGATCAGGATGATAAGGGCCGGTATTATCTGGTTGTTCATTCCGGCAGCCGCCATTTGGGTTTGGAGGTGGCCTCCTATTATCAGGAGGAGGGCTACCGGCAGTGCAACGGCAGCACCGCTGCCCACGAGGAGGGATTGATCGCTTCCTACAAAGCGCAGGGGCGGGATAAGGAAATCAAAAAGGCCCTGAAAGAGCTGTGCAACACCAAGCGCACCAACATCCCCAAGGCGCTGTGCTATGTATCGGGGGAGCTGTTTGAGCAGTATATCCACGATATGGGCATTATCCAGAGATATGCCATGCTGAACCGAAAAGCCATGGTAGATGAGATGCTGAGTGGTATGAAGCTCCATGCGCAGGAAAGCTTTACAACCATCCACAATTATATCGATACCGAGGCTATGATTCTGCGCAAGGGGGCTGTTTCCGCCAAGGCGGGCGAGCGTCTGCTCATTCCCATCAATATGCGGGATGGCAGCCTGATTTGTGTAGGCAAGGGCAATGAGGATTGGAACTTTTCTGCTCCCCATGGGGCTGGGCGGCTGATGAGCCGCTCACAGGCCAAGCAAAGCTTCACGGTCTCGGAATACAAAAAGCAGATGGATGGTATCTTCACCACCTCAGTGGGCAAGGCTACGCTGGATGAATGCCCCATGGCCTACAAAAGCATGGAGGATATCACCGCCAACATCGGCGATACAGTAACCATTGAGAGCATCATTCGGCCGGTGTATAACTTTAAGGCAGGCGAGGAATAA
- a CDS encoding cupin domain-containing protein — translation MMKFENLFALPPLPLEEELITSLAQSGEVRIERIVSTGQATDWYDQAEQEFVALLQGNARLQWEDGSETPLSKGDTMLIPAHKRHRVSYTSNEPACIWLCVFWG, via the coding sequence ATGATGAAATTCGAAAATCTATTTGCCCTGCCGCCTCTGCCTTTGGAGGAAGAATTGATCACCTCTCTGGCCCAAAGCGGCGAAGTACGCATAGAACGCATTGTCAGCACCGGGCAGGCCACCGATTGGTATGATCAGGCGGAACAGGAATTTGTGGCTCTGCTGCAAGGCAACGCCCGGCTTCAATGGGAGGATGGCTCCGAAACTCCGCTTAGTAAAGGGGATACAATGTTGATTCCTGCCCATAAGCGCCACCGGGTCAGCTATACCAGCAATGAGCCAGCCTGTATCTGGCTGTGTGTATTCTGGGGCTGA
- a CDS encoding helix-turn-helix domain-containing protein → MENRINLIFDAASQLFINKGYARTQMKDIAKEIGLSTGMLYVYFTGKRDLLSFLLKGTMEPEFVTQEFELPIPSALFDSLDDAIMEAFEENTKAFSSHLNDISNYPLEQMLSDAFDVISKYGIGCLLIEKNPDDLGKLTEFYKEYRQKFYHQVLSYITQYMESGTFRPVEYPQHVTRLIIETLSWWGMHIANDAFETQKNLTVETAKSICMDNLLHAYKQ, encoded by the coding sequence ATGGAAAATAGAATAAATTTGATTTTTGACGCAGCCAGTCAACTATTTATCAACAAAGGTTATGCACGAACACAAATGAAAGACATTGCAAAAGAAATTGGCTTGTCAACGGGTATGCTCTATGTTTATTTTACAGGCAAAAGAGACTTATTAAGTTTTCTCTTAAAAGGAACGATGGAGCCAGAATTTGTTACACAGGAGTTTGAGCTGCCAATTCCTTCTGCATTATTTGATTCTTTAGATGATGCGATCATGGAAGCATTTGAAGAAAATACAAAAGCATTTTCTTCTCATCTCAATGACATTTCAAATTATCCTTTGGAACAAATGCTCTCCGACGCATTTGATGTTATATCAAAGTACGGAATTGGCTGCTTGCTCATTGAAAAAAATCCAGACGACTTAGGAAAGCTTACAGAGTTTTATAAAGAATACCGCCAGAAGTTTTATCATCAGGTTCTATCGTATATTACGCAATATATGGAAAGTGGAACCTTTCGTCCGGTAGAGTATCCGCAGCATGTTACACGCCTCATCATCGAAACCCTCTCGTGGTGGGGAATGCACATTGCCAATGATGCTTTCGAGACGCAGAAGAATCTGACAGTTGAAACAGCCAAAAGCATATGCATGGATAATCTGCTTCACGCATACAAGCAGTAA
- a CDS encoding DUF4097 family beta strand repeat-containing protein: MKHKFISYICVVFLLMGVFSGCGRQTATALVNTRSFDIGDFKNLRLDYDADDIHVLESDNDKVIVKEYMNENKKSYYAKTSMQNGELLITEGDRPRRSSFESYIEIYIPQNYANSLSLHATSGAIACEIELNLSGDFSIDTTSGAVEISGTKASTIKATSTNGSLSFENIDAEELNIQTTNATTSMNQINGVIRYQSKGGKLTASNLSGSGSFNASGEGSIDISFTDVTSDLSAYSKNGTLMVTLPSELDFKFSAATKEGSIDASFADQLAITDKTAAGTVGTAPAITVKLETRNGDIKVVR; the protein is encoded by the coding sequence ATGAAACACAAATTCATCTCATACATCTGTGTTGTTTTTTTACTTATGGGGGTTTTCTCAGGATGCGGCAGGCAAACAGCGACTGCGCTTGTCAATACACGTTCATTTGATATTGGGGATTTTAAGAATCTTCGGCTTGATTATGATGCGGATGATATCCATGTTCTGGAAAGTGATAACGATAAGGTAATTGTCAAAGAATACATGAACGAGAATAAAAAAAGCTACTATGCCAAAACCTCCATGCAGAACGGTGAACTGCTGATTACAGAGGGAGACAGGCCAAGACGTTCCAGCTTTGAATCCTATATAGAAATTTACATACCGCAGAACTATGCAAACAGCTTATCTCTGCACGCAACGAGTGGGGCAATCGCTTGCGAAATTGAGCTGAATTTATCGGGCGATTTCAGCATTGATACAACCAGTGGCGCAGTGGAAATATCAGGTACCAAAGCATCAACAATAAAGGCTACCAGCACAAACGGCAGCTTGAGTTTTGAAAATATCGATGCAGAGGAACTAAACATACAAACCACCAACGCCACAACTTCCATGAATCAGATAAACGGAGTCATCCGCTATCAATCAAAAGGCGGTAAACTGACAGCTTCTAATCTCAGCGGTTCCGGCTCCTTTAATGCTTCCGGGGAGGGTTCCATAGATATATCCTTTACCGATGTGACAAGCGATCTCTCCGCCTATTCGAAAAATGGAACGCTTATGGTTACCCTTCCAAGCGAACTTGACTTCAAATTTTCTGCTGCAACCAAAGAAGGCTCTATTGATGCCTCTTTCGCAGACCAACTCGCCATCACAGATAAAACCGCTGCCGGAACGGTGGGCACCGCTCCGGCTATAACTGTGAAATTGGAAACCCGGAATGGGGATATTAAAGTGGTCAGGTGA
- a CDS encoding methylated-DNA--[protein]-cysteine S-methyltransferase produces the protein MEYTYRIESPVGLLTVASDGESITGLWLEGQQYYAAGLEEHTEKKELPIFERLQEWLELYFSGKEPDFSLPLAPKGSEYRQAVWKLLLSIPYGTVATYGSLAKQMDQLEEDRHTSARAVGGAVGHNPISILIPCHRVIGMDGSLTGYAGGIQRKIHLLKLEKVPMELFHTPPADRL, from the coding sequence ATGGAATATACATACCGCATCGAATCCCCGGTGGGATTGCTCACCGTAGCAAGCGATGGAGAAAGCATAACCGGCCTTTGGCTGGAGGGGCAGCAGTATTATGCCGCCGGTCTGGAGGAACACACCGAGAAAAAGGAGCTTCCTATTTTTGAGCGATTGCAGGAATGGCTGGAACTGTATTTCAGCGGCAAAGAGCCGGATTTTTCCCTACCCCTTGCTCCCAAGGGGAGCGAATACCGTCAGGCTGTGTGGAAGCTGCTTTTATCGATTCCATATGGTACTGTAGCCACTTATGGCAGCTTAGCAAAGCAGATGGATCAGCTGGAGGAGGATCGCCACACCTCAGCCAGAGCGGTGGGCGGGGCCGTTGGGCATAATCCCATTTCCATTTTGATTCCCTGTCACCGTGTGATTGGCATGGATGGCAGCCTGACTGGCTATGCGGGCGGAATCCAGCGTAAAATTCATCTTCTCAAGCTGGAAAAAGTGCCTATGGAGCTTTTTCACACACCGCCTGCGGATAGGCTCTAA
- a CDS encoding DNA alkylation repair protein, translating to MQAKIKEQLLELAEEDYRVFASGLLPNTHNLLGVRLPLLRKMAKRLAKEDWQAYLYTGGDDFFEEIMLQGMVIGCAKCSPEERMQAIQCFVPKIDNWSVCDSFCAGLKLARENPEEVWDFLAPYFNSQQEFELRFAVVMLIFYYINESYLEQTLNLLDAVSHEGYYVKMAVAWAVSICYIQFPEHTGHYLERCALDDFTYNKALQKITESLKISPETKVKIRSMKRKI from the coding sequence GTGCAGGCAAAAATAAAAGAGCAGCTCTTGGAGCTGGCAGAGGAGGATTACCGGGTATTTGCATCCGGTCTGCTCCCCAATACCCACAATTTGCTGGGCGTGCGGCTCCCGCTGCTGCGCAAAATGGCAAAGCGGCTTGCCAAGGAGGATTGGCAGGCGTATCTGTATACTGGGGGGGATGATTTCTTCGAGGAAATTATGCTTCAAGGCATGGTGATCGGCTGTGCAAAATGTTCCCCTGAGGAGCGTATGCAGGCTATACAATGCTTTGTCCCTAAAATAGACAATTGGTCGGTTTGCGACAGCTTTTGCGCAGGGCTCAAGCTTGCCCGGGAAAACCCGGAAGAGGTCTGGGATTTTCTGGCTCCCTATTTTAATTCTCAGCAGGAGTTTGAGCTGCGGTTTGCTGTTGTGATGCTGATTTTTTATTACATAAACGAGAGCTATCTGGAACAAACCCTTAACCTGCTGGATGCCGTGAGCCATGAGGGCTATTATGTTAAAATGGCGGTGGCATGGGCGGTTTCCATTTGCTATATTCAGTTCCCGGAGCATACAGGGCACTATCTTGAAAGATGCGCTCTGGATGATTTCACATATAACAAGGCTTTGCAGAAAATTACAGAATCTCTAAAAATCAGCCCGGAAACAAAAGTGAAAATTCGTTCCATGAAACGAAAAATCTAG
- a CDS encoding bifunctional 4-hydroxy-2-oxoglutarate aldolase/2-dehydro-3-deoxy-phosphogluconate aldolase, translated as MNVLQKLLDGKIIAIVRGIPTSAICDTARALLAGGINAMEVTFDQRSKEGLAETAASIKAVKEQLGDEILLGAGTVMTPEQVQIAYDCGAKYIISPDTNTSVIKKTKELGMVSIPGAFTPSEIAVAYAAGADIVKLFPAGLMGPEYFKAVLAPLSHMPVSAVGGINENNAASFFKAGVCSVGVGGNLINAKAILAGDFSMTTQTAQKLVEAVKGL; from the coding sequence ATGAATGTTCTGCAAAAATTACTAGACGGTAAAATCATTGCCATTGTAAGAGGGATTCCCACTTCTGCGATCTGCGATACAGCCCGTGCACTGCTGGCAGGCGGCATCAACGCTATGGAGGTCACCTTTGACCAGAGAAGTAAGGAGGGCCTTGCCGAAACCGCCGCCTCCATCAAGGCTGTAAAAGAACAGCTGGGGGATGAAATTCTGCTGGGTGCCGGTACTGTTATGACTCCCGAGCAGGTGCAAATTGCTTATGACTGTGGTGCCAAATACATTATCTCTCCTGACACCAACACTTCGGTTATTAAGAAGACAAAGGAGCTGGGCATGGTTTCCATTCCCGGTGCCTTTACTCCTTCGGAAATCGCTGTAGCCTATGCGGCTGGCGCCGATATTGTGAAGCTGTTCCCTGCCGGGCTGATGGGCCCCGAGTATTTCAAGGCTGTTCTGGCTCCCCTCTCCCACATGCCTGTATCCGCTGTGGGCGGCATCAACGAAAACAACGCCGCATCCTTCTTTAAGGCCGGTGTATGCTCGGTGGGCGTGGGCGGAAATCTGATCAACGCAAAGGCCATTCTGGCCGGGGACTTCTCCATGACCACCCAAACTGCCCAAAAGCTTGTGGAAGCTGTAAAGGGCCTGTAA
- a CDS encoding helix-turn-helix transcriptional regulator → MARKHENKYVQLALNIAYYRKKEDLTQEQLAEAVGVSRTHISNIEATKMDKSVSLDVLFDIADALKVGVGALFEIR, encoded by the coding sequence ATGGCCAGAAAGCATGAGAATAAGTATGTGCAGCTAGCTTTGAATATTGCATATTACCGCAAAAAGGAAGATTTAACGCAGGAACAGCTTGCTGAGGCTGTTGGTGTGAGCCGAACGCATATCAGCAACATTGAAGCCACCAAAATGGATAAATCGGTATCTCTTGATGTTCTTTTTGATATAGCCGATGCTTTAAAGGTTGGAGTAGGAGCTTTGTTTGAAATTCGTTGA
- the rpsO gene encoding 30S ribosomal protein S15, which produces MLLKEQKTQVIQENKRHEGDTGSPEVQIAILSKRINDLTEHLKLHKKDHHSRRGLLKMVGHRRNLLQYLKKKDIERYRDIIAKLGIRK; this is translated from the coding sequence ATGCTGCTCAAAGAACAAAAAACACAGGTTATTCAGGAAAACAAGCGTCACGAGGGAGATACCGGTTCCCCTGAGGTTCAGATCGCTATCCTTTCTAAGCGGATCAACGATCTCACCGAGCATCTCAAACTCCACAAAAAGGATCATCACAGCCGCCGTGGCCTGCTCAAGATGGTTGGTCACCGCCGCAATCTGCTCCAGTATCTGAAGAAAAAGGATATTGAGCGCTACAGAGACATTATCGCTAAGCTTGGAATCCGTAAATAA
- a CDS encoding polyribonucleotide nucleotidyltransferase — protein MFDNFRVFETELAGRKITFETGKMCGLSNGSCLVRYGETTVLVNATLSEKPRDGIDFFPLSVDYEEKLYSVGKIPGSFMRRESRPSETAILASRLVDRPIRPLFPAGMRNDCTVVMTVMSTDLDYSPEIAGMIGTSFALSISDIPWNGPIAGVNVGLVDDELILNPTFEQRQKSRLNLTVAGTADKVCMIEAGADQVPENVMMDAIKLAHSEIQKIVAFISKVQAEIGKPKLSFEPQEVPHDMFEAVKSFASDKIKYALDTDDKTVREARLAPIVKEIHEEFDPQYPEQTSKLDDCVYKLQKYIVRRWLLDEQKRVDGRGMNEIRPLDAQVGLIPRVHGSGMFTRGQTQVLTIATLGPVSDAQMLDGVDGQENRRYMHHYNFPSYSVGETRPSRGPGRREIGHGALAQRALEPVLPDLEDFPYAYRLVSEVLSSNGSTSQGSICGSTLALMDAGVPIKAPVAGISCGLITEGDRWMTMVDIQGLEDFFGDMDFKVGGTHNGITAIQMDIKLDGLTYDIIEEAFEKCRKARLYILDDIMLKAIPTHREELSTYAPKMLSLTIHPDKIREVIGSGGKVIQRICAECDVKIDIEDSGKVFVSGINIDNARRAVQVIRTIAEDPEVGAFYKGKVTRLMNFGAFVEIAPGKEGLVHISKLDMDRVEKVEDVVSVGDEVLVKVTEIDQQGRINLSRKDALIAMEAKKKQAGN, from the coding sequence ATGTTTGATAATTTTCGCGTATTCGAGACAGAGCTCGCAGGGCGCAAAATAACCTTCGAAACAGGCAAAATGTGCGGGCTTTCCAACGGCTCCTGCTTGGTTCGCTATGGCGAGACCACTGTGCTGGTCAACGCTACCCTCTCTGAAAAGCCCCGGGATGGCATCGATTTCTTTCCTCTTTCAGTTGATTACGAAGAAAAGCTTTATTCGGTAGGCAAAATCCCCGGTTCCTTTATGCGTCGGGAAAGCCGCCCCTCCGAGACTGCCATTTTGGCTTCTCGTCTGGTGGACAGGCCCATTCGTCCCCTCTTCCCCGCCGGTATGCGCAACGACTGCACCGTGGTTATGACCGTTATGTCCACCGATCTGGATTATTCCCCTGAGATCGCAGGCATGATCGGCACCTCCTTTGCTCTTTCCATTTCGGATATTCCGTGGAACGGGCCCATTGCCGGTGTCAACGTAGGTTTGGTGGATGACGAACTGATTCTCAACCCCACCTTTGAACAGCGCCAGAAAAGCCGCTTGAATCTCACCGTTGCCGGTACTGCCGATAAGGTCTGCATGATTGAAGCCGGTGCTGATCAGGTTCCCGAAAATGTTATGATGGATGCCATCAAGCTGGCACACAGCGAAATCCAGAAGATTGTCGCTTTCATCTCCAAGGTGCAGGCAGAAATTGGCAAGCCCAAGCTGTCTTTTGAACCCCAAGAGGTTCCCCACGATATGTTCGAGGCTGTTAAGAGCTTTGCTTCGGATAAAATCAAGTATGCCTTGGATACCGACGATAAAACCGTTCGTGAAGCCCGCTTGGCTCCCATTGTCAAGGAAATTCACGAGGAGTTTGACCCCCAGTATCCCGAGCAGACTTCCAAGCTGGATGACTGCGTTTATAAATTGCAGAAATACATTGTCCGCCGCTGGCTGCTGGATGAGCAAAAGCGTGTGGATGGCCGTGGCATGAATGAGATTCGTCCCCTTGATGCGCAGGTTGGCCTGATTCCCCGTGTTCACGGTTCCGGTATGTTTACCCGCGGCCAGACTCAGGTTCTGACCATTGCCACACTGGGCCCTGTTTCCGATGCTCAGATGCTGGATGGTGTGGACGGTCAGGAAAATCGCCGCTATATGCATCACTATAACTTCCCCTCCTATTCTGTGGGCGAAACCCGCCCTTCCAGAGGCCCCGGCCGCCGGGAAATCGGTCATGGTGCTTTGGCTCAGCGTGCGCTGGAGCCTGTTCTTCCCGATTTAGAGGATTTCCCTTATGCTTACCGCCTCGTTTCTGAGGTTCTCAGCTCCAATGGTTCCACCTCTCAGGGTTCCATCTGTGGTTCCACACTGGCTCTGATGGATGCCGGTGTGCCCATCAAGGCTCCCGTTGCCGGTATTTCCTGCGGACTCATCACCGAGGGTGACCGCTGGATGACCATGGTGGATATTCAAGGCCTTGAGGATTTCTTCGGCGACATGGACTTTAAGGTTGGCGGTACTCATAACGGTATCACCGCAATCCAGATGGATATCAAGCTGGATGGTCTGACCTATGATATCATTGAGGAAGCTTTTGAAAAATGCCGCAAGGCTCGCCTGTATATCTTGGATGATATTATGCTCAAGGCAATCCCCACCCACCGTGAGGAGCTTTCCACCTATGCACCCAAGATGCTCAGCCTAACCATTCATCCGGATAAAATCCGTGAGGTTATCGGTTCCGGCGGCAAGGTGATTCAGCGCATCTGCGCCGAGTGTGATGTCAAGATTGACATTGAAGACAGCGGTAAGGTGTTTGTTTCCGGTATCAACATCGATAACGCCCGCCGTGCTGTTCAGGTCATCCGCACCATTGCAGAAGACCCGGAGGTTGGTGCCTTCTATAAGGGTAAAGTTACCCGCCTGATGAACTTCGGTGCTTTTGTTGAGATCGCACCGGGCAAAGAAGGTCTCGTCCACATTTCCAAGTTGGATATGGATCGTGTGGAGAAGGTTGAAGATGTGGTGAGTGTGGGCGATGAGGTTCTGGTTAAGGTTACCGAAATCGATCAGCAGGGCCGTATCAATCTTTCCCGCAAGGATGCCCTGATCGCTATGGAAGCCAAGAAAAAGCAAGCCGGTAACTAA